The genomic window CGGGCCCGGATGCGGGCCGGTTCGCCGCCGAGCGCGGCGTGGCGCTGGATGCCCTGCAGTTCCTGGTCCACGAGGCCCAGGGGGAACGCGAGGACCAGAAGCTGGCCTACCTCGATGTGAAGGGCGTGCGGTTGTTCCGCATGCAGGAAGTCATGGCCATGGGCCGGTTCGCCGCCGACCGGGCCCGCGAGCTGGGCAGCCACACCCTGGGTGCCCTCAGCGCCCGCGAGCGCCGCTGGGTGCACCTGGTGGTGAGCCGCGAGGAGGGCCTGGGCACGGAAAGCGAAGGCACCGGAACCTTCAAGCCCGTGAAGGTCTTCCGGAAGTAGACTGGCCCGGTGCATCCGGCCCCCGATCCCATCTGCGCCCCCGCCACGGCCCTGCTGCCCTCGGCGGTGGCCCTGGTGCGGGTGTCGGGGGCGGACCTGCGGGCCCCCCTGGCTCCCCTCCTGGCCCTGCCCGAGCCCCGGCGGGCCTCGCTCCGCACCCTCCGCTGGGATGGTTTCCGCGAGAAGGCCCTGGTCCTGTTCTTCCCCGGCCCCGCCAGCTACACGGGCGAGGACCTGGTGGAGTTCCAGGTTCACGGGAACCCCCGGCTGGTCCGGCGCCTGGTGGCCCACCTCGGCACCCTGGGCATCCGGTTGGCGGAACCCGGGGAGTTCACCCGCCGGGCCCTCCTGAACGGCAAACAGGGGCTCCTGGAGGCCGAGGCGCTGCGGGACCTGGTGGCGGCGGAGACCGACACGCAGATCCGCCTGGCCCAGGCCCGGGCCGGCGCCGTCCCGGACTGGGTGGCGGCGGCCCGCCAGGCCCTGACTCCCTGGATGGCCCAGGCCGAGGCGGCGGTGGACTACGGGGAGGACGAAGGAATCTCTGTGAATATGGGGCGCTTAATTGAAGCGCTTGCCCCGATCCGCGCCCGGTTCCACGTGGAACAAGCCCGCGCCCGGGCCGCGCGGCACCTGCAGCATGGCCTCCGTCTGGCCCTGGTGGGCCGGCCCAATGCCGGGAAGAGCACCTTGTTCAACGCCCTGGCGGGGGAGGACCGGGCCATTGTCACGGACATCCCGGGCACCACCCGGGATGTGCTGGAGGTTCGCTGCGAGTGGCGGGACCTGCCCCTCCGCTTGTTCGACACCGCGGGCCTGCGCGAAACGGCGGATCCGGTCGAGCGCCTGGGCGTGGCCCGGGTCCGACCGGTGCTGGAGGGGGCCGACCTGGTGCTCCACCTCCGGCCGATCCAGGATCCCGACCCCGATCCTGTGCTCCAGGAGGCCCTGGCCCCCTTCGCGGGCAAGGTTCTGGAGGTCCGGACCTTCGCGGACCAAGCTGAATCCGCGAGCCCGGTCTCCGGCGTGGCCATCGCCGCGCACCAGGGGGACCTGGACGCCCTGGAGACGGCATTGAAGGACCGGGTGCTGGGCGGTCTGGCGCCGGACGCCTGTCTGGGGGCCCTGGCCACGGACCGCCAGGTGGAGCTGCTGGATGACCTGGCCCGGCAGCTGGACCTCCTGCTGGCCCTGCCGCCGGCCTGCCCCCCGGAGCTGCCTGCCTCCCTGCTCCAGGGAGCCTGGGGCCTGCTGGCCCGGCTCACGGGGGAGGACCGCGCCGAGAGCGCCCTGGACGAGCTCTTCAGTGGATTCTGTCTCGGGAAATAGGCTCCGGGGGCTGGACGAGGCGGGCGGGCCGCCGCATGAAGCTGCGGAGGTGCCACTCCTGGGGGAAGGGATGCTCCTTCCAGAGGGCGATGGGTCCCGGAACCCCGAAAAGGTAGCCCTGGAGCAGGGTGACCCCCATCCAGCGGGCGATGCGGAAGTCCTCCACGCTCTCCAGGTTCTTCGCCAGAACCCGTCCGCCCATCTTGCGGGTCATGTCCACCAGGGCCTCCAGGATGGCCTGCCGCCGGGGGTCGCGGAGCAGCCCCCGGGTCAGGAGGGGGCTCAGCTTCAGGATGTCCGGCCGGATCTCCAGGATCTGATCCAGGTTGGTCTCGCGCACCCCCACATCGTCCAGCGCCACGCCCACCCCGTGGGCCCGGAGGTCCTCCAGGACATCGAGGTGCTCCGTGCCCTGCCCCGACCCGCTCTGGACATTCAGCTCCAGGATCAGCCGGGTGAGGGGGATGCCGGCCTCGGCCGCGCATTCGGCCAGGAAGACCGGAAATTCGGGAAGCAGGGCCAGGGTGGAGGTGTGGACATTGAGGGACAGGAGGGTGCTGTCCGGCAGCTCTCCGCCCGCCCTCAGCACCCGGGTGAGGCAGGCCACATCCAGGAGGGTGCGGTCCATGGCCCCGTCCCCGGGCGCGCCCATCAGGTCCGGGGTGCCGAGGAAGGACTCGTCGGCACCGTGGGCGAAGCCCTCGAAGGCCGTCAAGCGCAGCACATCGCCCCGGAGCTCGAGGATCGGCTGGAAAAAGGCCTGGAGGTTCCGAGTGACGGCCAGCTGTTGCGCGGATTGGAACAGGGTCATGCCTGGCTCCGGTGACCATACCTTGCCCTCCGGGGCGGAAACCCCCGGAGTCGATAGACGGAACTCCCAGGCCGGAAGGGTCCGGTCCAGCAGCCACACCATCAGGCTCGTGTGTAACGGCAAACATAGAGACGCGGTTGCCTTTAACAAGCCAAAAACAGGAAAGATGGCTTGAAAAACAAGGACTTTTTGTTGGTGTTTTTTCGATCTATGAAACACCTCCTGGAATCGCTGGGTTTGCCCGGAGGCCCGGATGGACCGCAGCCCGCCTACACTGGGGCGGGAGCGCCCATGAATTCGGGGTTTGAAGCCATCATCGGTCTGGAGGTCCATGTCCAGCTGCGGACCCGGTCCAAGATGTTCTGCGCCTGTCGGAACAGCTATGGGGCGGCGCCGAACAGCCAGACCTGCCCCGTGTGCCTGGGCCTGCCCGGGGCCCTGCCGGCCCTGAACGGCGAAGCCGTCCGCATGGCCCTCGCACTGGGGCTTTCGGTGGGCGCCCGGATCCGGCCGGACAGTTCCTTCTACCGCAAGCAGTACTTTTATCCGGATCTGCCCAAGGGCTACCAGATCACCCAGGGGCCCGTGGCCCTGGTGGAAGGTGGCGAGCTGGAGATCCCCGGCGATCCCGCGGTCCGCGGCGGGGCCGGTCCGGTGCGCATCCGCCTCGAGCGGGCCCACCTGGAGGAGGATGCCGGCAAGAGCAGCCACGACCAGCGCCCCGGCGTCAGCCTGGTGGACCTCAACCGGGCCGGGGTGCCGCTGCTGGAGGTGGTGGGCGCGCCGGATCTCAGGAGCCCGCAGGAGGCCTCGGAGTTCATGAAGGCCCTGCACCGGCGGGTGGTCTTCCTGGGCATCTGCGATGGCAGCCTGGAAGAGGGCAGCTTCCGCTGCGACGCCAATGTGAGCCTGCGGCGGGCGGGCGAGGCCTTCGGTACCCGGGTGGAGGTGAAGAACCTCAACTCGTTCCGCTTCGTGAAGCAGGCCCTGGCCTTCGAGATCGGACGGCAGGCCGGGCTGCTGGAGCGGGGCCTGCCCGTGCGCCAGGAGACGCGCGGCTGGGACGCCCAGGCCGGGGAGACCCGGGCCCAGCGCACCAAGGAAGCCGCCATGGACTACCGCTATTTCCCGGAGCCGGACCTGCCGGTCCTGGGGATCCGGCCCGAAGAAGTGGAAGCCGTGCGGGCGACCCTGCCCGAACTGCCGGAGGCCAAGGCCGGCCGGTGGCAGGCGGCCTTCGGCCTGGGCCTGGATGAGGCCCATGCCCTGCTTCAGAGCCCGGCCTTCACGGCCTATTTCGAGGCCCTCACGGCCGCCTGCGGGAGCGGCAAGGCCGCCGCCAACTGGATGCTGGGCGAGGTGAGCCGCACACTGAACGAGCGGCACCTGGACATCGAGGCCTTCCCCGTGCCCCCCGAGGGCCTGGCGGGCCTGATCCGGCTGGTGGAATCCCACCAGATCGGTCATGGCGCCGCGCGCGATCAGGTCTTTCCGGCCCTGCTGGCGGGAGAGGGCCCGGCGGAGGCCATCGTGGCCGCCAAGGGGTTGACCCAGACGACCGATCGCGCGGCCATCGAAGCCCTGGTGGCCGGGGTGCTGGCGGCCCATCCCGGTCCCGTGGCGCAGCTCCGGGGTGGGAAGGAGGGCCTCCGGGGCTTCCTCGTGGGGCAGGTGCTGAAGGCCGGCGGCGGCAAGGTGGATCCGAAGCGGGTGAACGAGATCCTGGCGGAGGCCCTGGCCAAGGCCTGATCCGCACCCCATGCTGACCCCATGAGCAACGAGATCCCGTCCGCCCTCGCCGCCTACCATCCCGGTGTGGGCCATGTCTGCCACGGGTGCGGCCGCGTGGTCGTGGATGCCATCGAGACGCCCGGCGAGCCCTTCCGCTGCCTGGACTGCGGCAGCCTGATCCCCACGCCGGAAGACGAGCTGACCCGCGCGGCCATGGAGGACGGGGGAACGGTCGATGCCGCCGACGACCGGCCCACCGTGTGGCGGCTGGTGGTCGTGATCGCCTTCGCCGTGGTGGCCCTGGCCATCGTGTTCTGGAAGCGGTAGGGCCGACGGGCCTATCCTGGGGATCGGAGCCACGCCGATGCCCAAGCCCTGGGGACCCACCACCACCGCCATCCACGCCGGGAAGCACTTCAATCCCACCCGGGCCGTGACCACGCCGATCTTCCAGACCTCCGTCTTTGAGTTGCTGGAGAATCGCGAGGGCGCCGAGTTCGCAGCCGCCATCGAGCCGCCCGCCTTCTACACCCGCTGGGGCAATCCGAACAGCAGCGAGGTCGAGGCCGTGCTGGCGGAGCTGGAGGGCGCCGAACGAGCCCTGGTGACGGCCTCCGGCATGGCGGCCTTCGCGCTGGTCTTCGAGGCTTTCCTCAAGGCGGGCGATCACCTGGTGGCCCCCGCCGCCATCTACCTGGGCACCGAGCAGCTCATCCGCCGCTGGGAGGCCCAGCGGGGCCTGACGGTCACCTGGATCCAGAACACACTGGATCTGGACGAGTGGGCGGCGGCCATCCGGCCCGAGACCCGCATGATCTGGGTGGAGACACCCTCGAATCCCACCCTGGCCCTCACGGATCTGGCGGCGGTGGCGGCTCTCGGGAAGCGGCACGGCATCCGCACCGTGGCGGACAACACCTTCCCCAGCCCCATCCACACGAAGCCCCTGCGCTTCGGCTTCGACCTCAGCGTGGCCTCGGCCACCAAGTACCTGGCGGGCCACTCGGATGTGGTGGCGGGCGTGATCGCGGGCTCCGACGCGGATGTGGTGGCCTGCTGGCACCTCACCAAAGTCATGGGGCCCACCCTGGATCCCATGGCGGCCTGGCTGCTGCACCGGGGCCTCAAGACGCTCGCCCTGCGGGTTCGTCGGGCCTCGGACAACGCCCAGGCCCTGGCCCAGTGGCTGCTCTGGCAGCCCCATGTGGCGCGGGTGGACTACCCGGGCCTCCCCACCCATCCCGGCCATGAGGTCGCCGCCCGCCAGATGGAGACGGGCTTCGGGGCCATGATCGGCTTCGAGCTGCGGGCCGGGCTGCGCGCGGGCCAGTGCTTCTGCGAGGCCCTGGAGGTGATCACCCGCGGCGTGAGCCTGGGCGGCGTGGAAAGCCTCATCCAGCATCCCGCGAGCATGAGCCACCTGAAGACCGCCCCCGAGGTGAAGGCCCGCCTGGGCATTTCGGATGGCCTGCTGCGCTTCTCCGTGGGCATCGAGGATCAGCCCGACCTCATCGCCGACCTGGAGAAGGGCTTCCAGGCCGCCGCGGAGGCCCGGTGAAGCTCCAGATCAATGGGGAGGTCCGGGAAACCCCGGCCCTGAGCACGGTGGCCGATCTGGCGGCCTGGCTGGCCCTGCCCGCCTTCGGGAGCGCCATCGAACTCAACGGCGAAGTCATCCGCCGCGCCGACCACCGGGCCACCCCCCTGAAGGAGGGGGATCGCCTGGAGGTCGTGCGGCTGGTGGGCGGCGGCTGAGGGCGGGTTTCCGGCGCTCGCCGGTCCGTTTCCCGGGGGCCGGTCAATTCACGCTGATCGTGTAGCCGTAGGTTCCGGTGGCGGTGGTGGCCCCGGCGCGCACCCGGGCCACATAGACGCCGGCGGGCAGGTTGGAGGGGCTCAGGGTGCGGGTGCTGCCGGGGGTGCTGAAGCTGCCCATGACCCAGCCGCCGGGGCCGATGAGCTCCAGGTAGAAGTCCTGGCCGCCGGTGGGCGTCATGGTGATGGTGCGGGCCCCGCCCCCGTGGGTGAAGCGCCAGGCCTGGCTCTGGTTCCGGTCGTAGTAGAGGTCGGCGCTGGGGGCGTAGGTCTGGAGCGTGCCCGCGGCGCTGAGGGGCAGGCCGCTGGTCTGCCAGAGGGCCGTGCCGGCGAAATAGGTCGCGTTGGGGTTGGGCACGGCCTCGAGGGCCAGCTCGGTCAGGATCGTGCTCCAGGTGGAGGTGCTGACGCGGCTGGCCACGCCCTGCAGGTAGGTGGGGTAGCAGCCCAGGGTGGCCTGCTCGTACTCGCCGGTGCCATCGGCGTAGGGCGTGGTGGAACGAACGGCGGCCCAGAGGGTCTGGAGGCCCGGCTGGGCGCCCCCCAGGGCGTTCTTCCACAGGCCCCAGAGGCTCACGGCGATGGAGCCGCGGGTGAACTCGCCCTTGGTCGCGAGGGGCACGGCGCCGTGGCTGCTGAGGTCGAAGGTGTAGACCTGGGCCACGCCACCCGCATCCACATAGCTGTCCAGGAGGCGGCTGTCGTTCCGCACGGCCCCGGCCAGGAAGTCGGAGAAACCGGCCACGAAGGCGGCGGTGGATTCGCTCTGCTCCGTGCGGTCCACCCACACATTGTCGTTGTCCCGGCGCAGGAGGGAGAGGCTGCTGCTGCCATCGGCCTTGTAGCTGTGGTCCGCGAAGAGGAGGCGGGCGAAGCTCTCCTGCAGCACCCCGTCATCCCACTCGTCGGTCTCCGTGTTGGCGGCGCCGCTGCCCAGGCCATAGACGCCGTGGCTGAAGATGGCGCGGTTGCTGTCGGTCACCAGGTAGGTGTTCCCGGGGGCCGGGGCCAGGGCGGGGTAGGTGCGGGCCTGGTCGGCGGGGTTGGTGCTGGTGGTCCAGAAGGTGTGCAGGTTGGGCAGGCGCAGCGAGGCCGAGCCGTCCATGTCGCGCACGGCCGCCCCGAAGGCCACGGCCTGGTCCGCGATGTTGAAGGCTCCGGCGATGCGGTTCCCCGCCAGGGCGGTGACGGCCAGGGTGCCGTCCTGGTTGGCGAGGAAGGCGCTGCTGGTGACGCTCCATACGGGAATGGCGCTGAAGGTGGCCAGGTCCGTGGTA from Geothrix sp. includes these protein-coding regions:
- a CDS encoding tRNA modification GTPase → MHPAPDPICAPATALLPSAVALVRVSGADLRAPLAPLLALPEPRRASLRTLRWDGFREKALVLFFPGPASYTGEDLVEFQVHGNPRLVRRLVAHLGTLGIRLAEPGEFTRRALLNGKQGLLEAEALRDLVAAETDTQIRLAQARAGAVPDWVAAARQALTPWMAQAEAAVDYGEDEGISVNMGRLIEALAPIRARFHVEQARARAARHLQHGLRLALVGRPNAGKSTLFNALAGEDRAIVTDIPGTTRDVLEVRCEWRDLPLRLFDTAGLRETADPVERLGVARVRPVLEGADLVLHLRPIQDPDPDPVLQEALAPFAGKVLEVRTFADQAESASPVSGVAIAAHQGDLDALETALKDRVLGGLAPDACLGALATDRQVELLDDLARQLDLLLALPPACPPELPASLLQGAWGLLARLTGEDRAESALDELFSGFCLGK
- a CDS encoding EAL domain-containing protein, whose translation is MTLFQSAQQLAVTRNLQAFFQPILELRGDVLRLTAFEGFAHGADESFLGTPDLMGAPGDGAMDRTLLDVACLTRVLRAGGELPDSTLLSLNVHTSTLALLPEFPVFLAECAAEAGIPLTRLILELNVQSGSGQGTEHLDVLEDLRAHGVGVALDDVGVRETNLDQILEIRPDILKLSPLLTRGLLRDPRRQAILEALVDMTRKMGGRVLAKNLESVEDFRIARWMGVTLLQGYLFGVPGPIALWKEHPFPQEWHLRSFMRRPARLVQPPEPISRDRIH
- the gatB gene encoding Asp-tRNA(Asn)/Glu-tRNA(Gln) amidotransferase subunit GatB produces the protein MNSGFEAIIGLEVHVQLRTRSKMFCACRNSYGAAPNSQTCPVCLGLPGALPALNGEAVRMALALGLSVGARIRPDSSFYRKQYFYPDLPKGYQITQGPVALVEGGELEIPGDPAVRGGAGPVRIRLERAHLEEDAGKSSHDQRPGVSLVDLNRAGVPLLEVVGAPDLRSPQEASEFMKALHRRVVFLGICDGSLEEGSFRCDANVSLRRAGEAFGTRVEVKNLNSFRFVKQALAFEIGRQAGLLERGLPVRQETRGWDAQAGETRAQRTKEAAMDYRYFPEPDLPVLGIRPEEVEAVRATLPELPEAKAGRWQAAFGLGLDEAHALLQSPAFTAYFEALTAACGSGKAAANWMLGEVSRTLNERHLDIEAFPVPPEGLAGLIRLVESHQIGHGAARDQVFPALLAGEGPAEAIVAAKGLTQTTDRAAIEALVAGVLAAHPGPVAQLRGGKEGLRGFLVGQVLKAGGGKVDPKRVNEILAEALAKA
- a CDS encoding PLP-dependent aspartate aminotransferase family protein, which codes for MPKPWGPTTTAIHAGKHFNPTRAVTTPIFQTSVFELLENREGAEFAAAIEPPAFYTRWGNPNSSEVEAVLAELEGAERALVTASGMAAFALVFEAFLKAGDHLVAPAAIYLGTEQLIRRWEAQRGLTVTWIQNTLDLDEWAAAIRPETRMIWVETPSNPTLALTDLAAVAALGKRHGIRTVADNTFPSPIHTKPLRFGFDLSVASATKYLAGHSDVVAGVIAGSDADVVACWHLTKVMGPTLDPMAAWLLHRGLKTLALRVRRASDNAQALAQWLLWQPHVARVDYPGLPTHPGHEVAARQMETGFGAMIGFELRAGLRAGQCFCEALEVITRGVSLGGVESLIQHPASMSHLKTAPEVKARLGISDGLLRFSVGIEDQPDLIADLEKGFQAAAEAR
- the thiS gene encoding sulfur carrier protein ThiS, translated to MKLQINGEVRETPALSTVADLAAWLALPAFGSAIELNGEVIRRADHRATPLKEGDRLEVVRLVGGG